In Micromonospora sp. NBC_01813, the following are encoded in one genomic region:
- a CDS encoding ArsR/SmtB family transcription factor: protein MHAFDVLGDPVRRRILELLADGEHSAGDIGAVVQAEFGISQPAVSQHLRVLRDNGFTTVRAAGTRRLYAVDATPLREIDEWLDRYRHFWTQRLDALATELVRGRREQRRDDGTDQR, encoded by the coding sequence GTGCACGCGTTCGATGTCCTCGGTGACCCGGTCCGCCGCCGCATCCTCGAACTACTCGCCGACGGCGAACACTCCGCCGGCGACATCGGGGCAGTGGTGCAGGCCGAGTTCGGCATCTCCCAACCGGCGGTGTCACAGCACCTGCGGGTGCTGCGGGACAACGGATTCACCACCGTGCGCGCGGCTGGCACCCGCCGGCTCTACGCCGTCGACGCCACCCCGCTGCGCGAGATCGACGAATGGCTCGACCGCTACCGGCACTTCTGGACACAGCGGCTCGACGCCCTCGCCACCGAGCTCGTCCGGGGCCGGCGGGAGCAGCGCCGTGACGACGGCACCGACCAGCGGTGA
- a CDS encoding beta-galactosidase, with product MTGLGMHTLTAGRGLIFGGDYNPEQWPEEVWAQDAALMRAAGVNLATVGVFSWARIEPEPGVRDFGWLDRVLELLHDAGVAVDLATPTASPPPWLGHRWPQTLPVDESGHTLWYGSRNQFCPCSPIYRERALALVTDLADRYADHPALALWHVGNEYGQVCHCDVAAQAFRDWLQDRYGDLAGLNEAWGTTFWSQRYGDWAEILPPRRAPYLVNPTQRLDFWRFTSDALRAHFRAERDVLRARTPQIPVTTNFMGLFKPVDYWSWAGDEDIVANDWYPDPADPDFPARAALTHDLIRSLGGGRPWLLLESATGAVNWRPHNLPKPAGQLRLESLQAVARGADGVCYFQWRASRFGAERFHSAMLPHAGPDTRAHAEVRAHGAELRRLAPVVGERVAAQVALLHDWPSWWALEEPGRPSDRINAVDQLFGYYHPLWRRGVTVDLAHPESDLTGYACVVAPNLYLISDAAAQALTRYVAGGGTLLVGPFSGVADPNGHIRTGRFPAPLREVLGGSGEAWLPAPADQPVRCRWADGTPFTASVWTESLRVEGAEPVATFVDGDLAAAPAVLRHRFGAGTAWYVATIADPAPQAELIERVLADAGVVGVLSAAADTTTAADTTAVGGGPRELPPGVEAIRRGPLLFLLNHGADPAHVPIPDPAEDLLTNELVTGRLTLAPRAVLALRPRS from the coding sequence ATGACGGGCCTCGGCATGCACACCCTGACCGCCGGGCGCGGCCTGATCTTCGGCGGCGACTACAACCCCGAGCAGTGGCCCGAGGAGGTCTGGGCGCAGGACGCGGCGCTGATGCGCGCCGCCGGCGTCAACCTGGCCACCGTCGGCGTGTTCAGCTGGGCCCGGATCGAGCCCGAACCGGGGGTACGCGACTTCGGCTGGCTGGACCGGGTGCTGGAGCTGCTGCACGACGCCGGGGTGGCGGTCGACCTGGCCACGCCGACCGCGTCCCCGCCGCCGTGGCTCGGCCACCGCTGGCCGCAGACCCTGCCGGTCGACGAATCCGGGCACACCCTCTGGTACGGATCCCGCAACCAGTTCTGCCCCTGCTCGCCGATCTACCGGGAGCGGGCCCTGGCACTGGTCACCGACCTGGCCGACCGGTACGCCGACCACCCGGCCCTGGCGCTGTGGCACGTCGGCAACGAGTACGGCCAGGTCTGCCACTGCGACGTCGCGGCGCAGGCGTTCCGCGACTGGCTGCAGGACCGCTACGGCGACCTGGCCGGGCTCAACGAGGCGTGGGGCACCACCTTCTGGAGCCAGCGCTACGGCGACTGGGCCGAGATCCTGCCGCCGCGTCGGGCCCCGTACCTGGTGAATCCGACCCAGCGGTTGGACTTCTGGCGGTTCACTTCCGACGCGCTGCGAGCCCATTTCCGGGCCGAACGCGACGTGCTGCGCGCCCGTACCCCGCAGATTCCGGTGACGACGAACTTCATGGGCCTGTTCAAGCCGGTCGACTACTGGTCGTGGGCCGGTGACGAGGACATCGTCGCCAACGACTGGTACCCGGACCCGGCCGACCCGGACTTTCCTGCGCGGGCCGCGTTGACCCACGACCTGATCCGGTCGCTCGGGGGTGGGCGGCCGTGGCTGCTGCTGGAGTCGGCCACCGGCGCGGTCAACTGGCGGCCCCACAACCTGCCGAAACCCGCCGGGCAGCTGCGGCTGGAGTCGTTGCAGGCGGTTGCCCGGGGCGCGGACGGCGTCTGCTACTTCCAGTGGCGGGCGTCCCGGTTCGGCGCGGAGCGGTTCCACTCGGCGATGCTGCCGCACGCCGGCCCGGACACCCGGGCGCACGCCGAGGTCCGGGCGCACGGTGCCGAGCTGCGTCGGCTGGCCCCGGTGGTCGGCGAACGGGTGGCGGCCCAGGTGGCGCTGCTGCACGACTGGCCGAGCTGGTGGGCGTTGGAGGAGCCGGGCCGCCCCAGCGACCGGATCAACGCCGTCGACCAGCTGTTCGGCTACTACCACCCGCTGTGGCGGCGCGGCGTCACCGTCGACCTGGCGCACCCGGAGTCCGACCTGACCGGGTACGCCTGCGTGGTCGCGCCCAACCTGTACCTGATCAGCGACGCGGCGGCACAGGCGCTCACCCGGTACGTGGCCGGCGGCGGGACGCTGCTGGTCGGCCCGTTCTCCGGGGTGGCCGACCCGAACGGGCACATCCGGACCGGCCGCTTCCCGGCCCCGCTGCGCGAGGTGCTGGGCGGTTCCGGTGAGGCGTGGCTGCCGGCCCCGGCCGATCAGCCGGTGCGCTGTCGCTGGGCCGACGGGACGCCGTTCACCGCCAGTGTCTGGACGGAGTCGTTGCGGGTCGAGGGCGCCGAGCCGGTGGCGACCTTCGTCGACGGCGACCTGGCCGCAGCGCCGGCGGTGCTGCGGCACCGCTTCGGTGCCGGCACCGCCTGGTACGTCGCCACCATCGCCGACCCGGCACCGCAGGCCGAGCTGATCGAGCGGGTGCTCGCTGACGCCGGAGTCGTCGGCGTGCTGAGCGCAGCCGCCGACACCACAACAGCCGCCGACACCACAGCCGTCGGTGGCGGCCCGCGCGAGTTGCCGCCCGGTGTCGAGGCGATCCGGCGCGGCCCGCTGCTGTTCCTGCTCAACCACGGTGCCGACCCGGCCCACGTACCCATCCCCGACCCGGCCGAGGACCTGCTCACCAACGAGTTGGTCACCGGCCGGCTGACGCTCGCCCCCCGCGCGGTGCTCGCGCTGCGGCCGCGCAGCTGA
- a CDS encoding carbohydrate ABC transporter permease: protein MSDVRPAARTVRRRRRGPGSAPYLMSAPAIALFVAFVLLPIGYAVWLSMHAMRVTGGGFGIRSEVFVGFENYLTSVTDDALYGALQRMLAYGLIMVPLTMGLALLFALLLDAPRVGGARAARIAIFLPYAVPGVIASLLWGFLYLPAVSPITAALEAVGLPAPNFFGEVSIFFSVANIAIWGGVGFNMVVLFTALRAIPAELYDAARIDGCTEWQIALRVKVPLLRPALVMTSVFTLIGMLQVFGEPTTLQPMTNVITPDWVPLMRIYQQAFLENDIHLGAATSVLLALVTVLMSLAALAVFRIRAVRSGQ, encoded by the coding sequence GTGAGTGACGTGCGCCCCGCTGCCCGGACCGTCCGTCGCCGGCGGCGCGGTCCGGGCAGCGCCCCCTACCTGATGTCCGCGCCGGCGATCGCGCTGTTCGTGGCGTTCGTGCTGCTGCCGATCGGGTACGCCGTCTGGCTCAGCATGCATGCGATGCGGGTCACCGGGGGCGGCTTCGGCATCCGCAGCGAGGTGTTCGTCGGGTTCGAGAACTACCTGACCTCGGTCACCGACGACGCGCTCTACGGCGCTTTGCAACGGATGCTCGCGTACGGCCTGATCATGGTGCCGTTGACGATGGGCCTGGCGCTGCTGTTCGCGCTGCTGCTCGACGCACCCCGGGTCGGCGGCGCGCGGGCCGCCCGGATCGCGATCTTCCTGCCGTACGCGGTCCCCGGCGTGATCGCCAGCCTGCTCTGGGGCTTCCTGTACCTGCCGGCGGTCAGCCCGATCACCGCCGCGCTGGAGGCGGTCGGCCTGCCCGCGCCGAACTTCTTCGGCGAGGTGTCGATCTTCTTCTCGGTGGCCAACATCGCCATCTGGGGTGGGGTCGGCTTCAACATGGTGGTGCTGTTCACCGCGCTGCGGGCGATCCCCGCCGAGCTGTACGACGCGGCCCGCATCGACGGCTGCACCGAGTGGCAGATCGCGCTGCGGGTCAAGGTGCCGCTGCTGCGGCCGGCGCTGGTGATGACCTCGGTCTTCACCCTGATCGGCATGCTGCAGGTGTTCGGCGAGCCGACCACGCTGCAGCCGATGACCAACGTCATCACCCCGGACTGGGTGCCGTTGATGCGCATCTACCAGCAGGCGTTCCTGGAGAACGACATCCACCTGGGCGCGGCCACCTCGGTGCTGCTGGCGTTGGTGACCGTGCTGATGTCGTTGGCCGCGTTGGCCGTGTTCCGCATCCGAGCGGTCAGGAGTGGCCAGTGA
- the yicI gene encoding alpha-xylosidase, with protein sequence MKFKDGYWRMRPGVRGRYAHAAYDVTAGPDGLRVLAPVQPITRRGNTIDGPVLRLDITAPMPDVIRVRTVHFAGSVPAAPTFALTPAPDAAPPLVEVDAGYARLTSGELSVEIGREGPWEMVFRVGDRVLTRSGAKCLGIMTDATGEQHLSEQLQLGVGELVYGMGERFGPLVRNGQSVDIWNADGGTSSEQAYKNVPFYLTNRGYGVFVNHPGRVSFEVASETVSRVQFSVPGHELEYLIIHGPTPADILRRYTALTGRPALPPAWSFGLWLSTSFTTDYDEATVTSFVDGMAQRDLPLSVFHFDCFWMRQFRWCDFEWDPEVFPDPAGMLRRLKERGLRICVWINPYIGQASALFDEGAAAGHLLRRPDGTIWQDDHWQAGRALVDFTDPAARDWYAGKLRTLIDMGVDAFKTDFGEWVPTDVAWADGSDPQRMHNYYSLLYNQVVHDVLAAERGADEAVLFARSATVGGQRLPVHWGGDCESTYEAMAESLRGGLSLGLAGFGFWSHDIGGFEGLPDPAVFKRWIAFGLLSSHSRLHGSSSYRVPWHFDEESVDVLRHFTKLKARLMPYLYAAAVAATEEGMPVMRAMPLAFPADPAAAHLETQYLLGPDLLVAPVLSADGAVDYYLPAGGWTRLPGGTLPDGSDPLPPVVTGAGWQRERHGAGSLPLLVRPGAVLPLGARDDRPDYDYVDGVTLCAYQLADGDRRIVRVPTVTGADGAVFEVTRDGRRVRARRVSGQQASWNLLIVGEPAAETSSPGPLDVTEAGVRVTADPATDQLEIVLRA encoded by the coding sequence ATGAAGTTCAAGGACGGCTACTGGCGGATGCGTCCCGGCGTGCGGGGACGGTACGCGCACGCCGCGTACGACGTGACCGCCGGTCCGGACGGCCTGCGGGTACTCGCCCCGGTGCAACCGATCACCCGGCGCGGCAACACCATCGACGGCCCGGTGCTGCGGCTGGACATCACGGCACCGATGCCCGACGTGATCCGGGTCCGCACGGTGCACTTCGCCGGATCCGTACCGGCCGCCCCGACGTTCGCCCTCACCCCGGCGCCGGACGCCGCGCCGCCGCTGGTCGAGGTCGACGCCGGGTACGCCCGACTGACCAGCGGTGAACTCAGCGTCGAGATCGGCCGCGAAGGTCCATGGGAGATGGTGTTCCGCGTCGGCGACCGGGTGCTCACCCGCAGCGGTGCCAAGTGTCTCGGCATCATGACCGACGCCACCGGTGAGCAGCATCTGAGCGAGCAACTGCAGCTCGGGGTCGGCGAACTGGTCTACGGCATGGGGGAGCGGTTCGGCCCGCTGGTGCGCAACGGCCAGTCGGTGGACATCTGGAACGCCGACGGCGGCACCTCAAGCGAGCAGGCGTACAAGAACGTGCCCTTCTACCTCACCAACCGGGGGTACGGCGTCTTCGTCAACCATCCCGGCAGGGTCTCCTTCGAGGTCGCCTCGGAGACCGTCTCCCGGGTGCAGTTCAGCGTCCCCGGCCACGAGCTGGAGTACCTGATCATCCACGGCCCCACCCCGGCCGACATTCTGCGCCGCTACACCGCGCTGACCGGCCGCCCGGCCCTGCCGCCGGCCTGGTCGTTCGGGCTGTGGCTGTCGACGTCGTTCACCACCGACTACGACGAGGCCACCGTCACCTCGTTCGTCGACGGCATGGCGCAGCGGGACCTGCCGCTGAGCGTGTTCCACTTCGACTGCTTCTGGATGCGCCAGTTCCGCTGGTGCGACTTCGAATGGGACCCGGAGGTGTTCCCCGACCCGGCCGGCATGCTGCGTCGGCTCAAGGAACGTGGGCTGCGGATCTGCGTCTGGATCAACCCGTACATCGGGCAGGCGTCGGCGCTGTTCGACGAGGGTGCCGCCGCCGGCCATCTGCTGCGCCGCCCGGACGGCACCATCTGGCAGGACGACCACTGGCAGGCCGGCCGGGCCCTGGTCGACTTCACCGACCCGGCCGCCCGGGACTGGTACGCCGGCAAGCTGCGCACCCTGATCGACATGGGCGTCGACGCGTTCAAGACCGACTTCGGCGAGTGGGTGCCGACCGACGTGGCCTGGGCCGACGGCTCCGACCCGCAGCGGATGCACAACTACTACAGCCTGCTCTACAACCAGGTGGTGCACGACGTGCTCGCCGCCGAGCGCGGCGCCGACGAGGCGGTGCTGTTCGCCCGGTCGGCCACCGTCGGCGGTCAGCGGCTGCCGGTGCACTGGGGCGGCGACTGCGAGTCGACGTACGAGGCGATGGCCGAGAGCCTGCGCGGCGGTCTCTCGCTCGGCCTGGCCGGGTTCGGCTTCTGGAGCCACGACATCGGCGGCTTCGAGGGGCTGCCCGACCCGGCGGTGTTCAAACGGTGGATCGCCTTCGGGCTGTTGTCGTCGCACAGCCGACTGCACGGCAGCAGCTCCTACCGGGTGCCGTGGCACTTCGACGAGGAATCGGTCGACGTGCTGCGCCACTTCACCAAGCTCAAGGCCCGGCTGATGCCGTACCTCTACGCCGCCGCGGTGGCGGCCACCGAGGAGGGGATGCCGGTGATGCGGGCCATGCCGTTGGCGTTCCCGGCCGACCCGGCCGCCGCCCACCTGGAGACCCAGTACCTGCTCGGCCCGGACCTGCTGGTCGCCCCGGTGCTCAGCGCGGACGGCGCGGTCGACTACTACCTGCCGGCCGGCGGTTGGACCCGGCTGCCCGGTGGCACCCTGCCGGACGGGTCCGACCCGCTGCCACCTGTCGTGACCGGAGCAGGCTGGCAGCGGGAACGGCACGGTGCCGGCAGCCTGCCGCTGCTGGTACGCCCCGGCGCGGTGCTGCCGCTCGGCGCCCGCGACGACCGCCCCGACTACGACTACGTCGACGGGGTGACGCTGTGCGCGTACCAGTTGGCTGATGGTGACCGGCGGATCGTGCGGGTGCCGACGGTCACCGGTGCCGACGGCGCCGTGTTCGAGGTCACCCGCGACGGGCGGCGGGTCCGGGCCCGCCGGGTGAGCGGACAGCAGGCATCCTGGAACCTGTTGATCGTCGGGGAGCCGGCCGCCGAAACGTCCAGCCCAGGCCCGCTCGACGTCACCGAGGCAGGCGTCCGGGTCACCGCCGACCCGGCCACCGACCAGCTCGAGATCGTGCTCAGGGCGTAA
- a CDS encoding RtcB family protein, with product MSHTLLPGTRAPVKVWTDPSTIEPQATQQLRNIGALPWVHGVAVMPDVHFGKGATVGSVIAMRQALAPAAVGVDIGCGMSAVRTNLTDAQLPDDLGALRTAIEAAIPVGFHSHDNPVDPHRVHGLPTAGWSRFWAGFTGLHSGVSALESRAQRQLGTLGGGNHFVEVCVEQGGADAGQVWLMLHSGSRNIGKELAERHIAAARKLPHNASLPDRDLAVFLADTPEMAAYRRDLTWAQEYAARNRAIMLALLCRVLRDAVPAARFDEPISCHHNYVAEETYDGVPLLVTRKGAIRAGRGELGIIPGSMGTGSYVVRGLGNETAYCSASHGAGRRMSRTAARKAFNVTDLAEQTSGVECRKDAGVVDEIPAAYKDLNQVIAEQADLVEVVAHLKQVVCVKG from the coding sequence ATGAGTCACACCCTGCTGCCCGGAACCCGTGCCCCGGTCAAGGTCTGGACCGACCCGTCGACCATCGAGCCGCAGGCCACCCAGCAGCTGCGCAACATCGGCGCGCTGCCGTGGGTGCACGGCGTCGCGGTGATGCCGGACGTGCACTTCGGCAAGGGCGCGACCGTCGGTTCGGTGATCGCGATGCGTCAGGCGCTGGCACCGGCCGCAGTCGGCGTCGACATCGGCTGCGGCATGTCGGCGGTGCGGACCAACCTGACCGATGCGCAGTTGCCCGACGACCTCGGTGCACTGCGTACCGCGATCGAGGCCGCGATTCCGGTCGGGTTCCACTCCCACGACAACCCGGTCGACCCGCACCGGGTGCACGGTCTGCCGACGGCTGGCTGGTCCCGGTTCTGGGCCGGTTTCACCGGCCTGCACTCCGGGGTCAGTGCGTTGGAGTCGCGGGCGCAGCGCCAGCTGGGCACCCTCGGCGGCGGCAACCACTTCGTCGAGGTCTGCGTCGAGCAGGGCGGTGCCGACGCCGGCCAGGTCTGGCTGATGCTGCACTCCGGCTCGCGCAACATCGGCAAGGAGCTGGCCGAACGGCACATCGCGGCGGCCCGCAAGCTGCCACACAACGCCAGCCTGCCCGACCGGGACCTGGCGGTGTTCCTCGCCGACACCCCGGAGATGGCGGCGTACCGCCGGGACCTGACCTGGGCCCAGGAGTACGCGGCCCGCAACCGGGCGATCATGCTGGCGCTGCTGTGCCGGGTGCTGCGCGACGCGGTGCCGGCGGCCCGCTTCGACGAGCCGATCTCCTGCCACCACAACTACGTGGCCGAGGAGACCTACGACGGGGTGCCGCTGCTGGTCACCCGCAAGGGCGCGATCCGGGCCGGCCGGGGCGAGTTGGGCATCATCCCGGGGTCGATGGGGACCGGCTCCTACGTGGTGCGTGGGCTGGGCAACGAGACGGCGTACTGCTCGGCGTCACATGGCGCGGGTCGACGGATGTCGCGGACCGCGGCGCGCAAGGCGTTCAACGTGACGGATCTCGCCGAGCAGACCTCCGGGGTGGAGTGCCGCAAGGACGCCGGCGTGGTCGACGAGATCCCGGCGGCGTACAAGGATCTGAATCAGGTGATCGCCGAGCAGGCCGACCTGGTCGAGGTGGTAGCACACCTGAAGCAGGTCGTCTGCGTCAAGGGCTGA
- a CDS encoding ABC transporter substrate-binding protein, translating into MRRRTLLLSSAAALFVTACGSDDAGTDTGAPIEGDENAPANLTFWAWAENIQRAVDLWNEKNPDQQVTLSGQAAGDDLVAKFLTAAKAGNAPDLLQAEYQALPTLITNNALQDLTGVIDSVRDAFPDGTWNLTSFSGATYAIPQDVGPMMLFYREDIFTEMGLTVPTTWDEFGALAETVRSQNPNRYLTTFSPGDPGWLSGFAQQAGADWWANEDGAWRVSIDDEATGRVLDFWSGLVNSGTILGDPMYTPQWNAQMGDGTIIAWPSAVWGAGVLAGVAPATQGKWRMAPLPQWSAGEQLTGFWGGSSTAVSAGSTQKPQAAKFARWLNSDPEALKVLVEIGLYPSATAGQTSDELGAAPDFMANQPDYYDSAAQIAQTARGFSSWGPNTNVTYAAFEELLPTAVRDGADFADVAAQVQQRSVEDLTKQGYQVAGE; encoded by the coding sequence ATGCGCAGACGAACCCTGTTGCTCTCATCCGCCGCCGCCCTGTTCGTCACCGCCTGCGGCAGCGACGACGCCGGCACCGACACCGGCGCCCCGATCGAGGGCGACGAGAACGCCCCCGCCAACCTGACGTTCTGGGCCTGGGCCGAGAACATCCAGCGGGCCGTCGACCTGTGGAACGAGAAGAACCCGGACCAGCAGGTCACCCTCAGCGGTCAGGCCGCCGGTGACGACCTGGTCGCCAAGTTCCTCACTGCGGCGAAGGCCGGCAACGCACCCGATCTGCTGCAGGCCGAGTACCAGGCGCTGCCCACGCTGATCACGAACAACGCCCTGCAGGACCTGACCGGGGTGATCGACTCAGTCCGGGACGCCTTCCCCGACGGCACCTGGAACCTCACCTCGTTCAGCGGCGCCACGTACGCGATCCCGCAGGACGTCGGCCCGATGATGCTGTTCTACCGGGAGGACATCTTCACCGAGATGGGGCTGACCGTCCCGACCACCTGGGACGAGTTCGGTGCACTCGCCGAGACGGTGCGCAGCCAGAACCCGAACCGCTACCTGACCACGTTCTCACCCGGCGACCCGGGCTGGCTGTCCGGCTTCGCCCAGCAGGCCGGAGCCGACTGGTGGGCGAACGAAGACGGTGCCTGGCGGGTCAGCATCGACGACGAGGCCACCGGACGGGTGCTCGACTTCTGGAGCGGCCTGGTCAACTCCGGGACGATCCTGGGTGACCCGATGTACACCCCGCAGTGGAACGCCCAGATGGGCGACGGCACCATCATCGCCTGGCCGAGCGCGGTCTGGGGCGCCGGCGTCCTCGCCGGGGTGGCGCCGGCGACCCAGGGCAAGTGGCGGATGGCTCCGCTGCCGCAGTGGAGCGCCGGTGAGCAGCTGACCGGCTTCTGGGGCGGCTCGTCGACGGCGGTCAGCGCCGGATCCACCCAGAAGCCGCAGGCGGCCAAGTTCGCCCGCTGGCTCAACAGCGACCCGGAGGCACTCAAGGTGCTCGTCGAGATCGGGCTCTACCCGTCGGCCACCGCCGGGCAGACCTCCGACGAGCTGGGTGCCGCCCCGGACTTCATGGCCAACCAGCCCGATTACTACGACTCGGCGGCGCAGATCGCCCAGACCGCCCGCGGCTTCAGCAGCTGGGGGCCGAACACCAACGTCACGTACGCGGCCTTCGAGGAACTGCTGCCGACCGCGGTGCGCGACGGTGCCGACTTCGCCGACGTCGCCGCGCAGGTGCAGCAGCGCAGTGTCGAGGACCTGACCAAGCAGGGATACCAGGTCGCCGGTGAGTGA
- a CDS encoding carbohydrate ABC transporter permease produces the protein MTTTAAPRGSKRNPNRNPNRRAKLVPTLVLALGGVYALAPVLWVVFAATKSPAELFSTFSGWPSFNGGFTGNVAALNDFGDGRFWLWTMNSLIYAGGGALLTVAVSASCGYALAKYRFRGQKLIFGALLAGVLIPGITLAVPQYLLLSEVGLAGSYWSVILPSVISPYSIYLCRIYAAAAIPDEMLEAGRVDGAGEFRLLRSVALPVMLPGLVTVFLLQFIGIWNNFLLPYIMLANDDRFPLTVGLYSLLNRGASQPALYTLVITGALLSIIPIVALFLFLQRFWRLDLVAGGIKG, from the coding sequence GTGACGACGACCGCCGCACCGCGCGGCTCGAAGCGCAACCCGAACCGCAACCCGAATCGGCGGGCCAAGCTGGTGCCCACCCTGGTGCTCGCCCTCGGCGGCGTCTACGCGCTCGCGCCGGTGCTGTGGGTGGTGTTCGCCGCGACCAAGAGTCCGGCCGAGCTGTTCAGCACCTTCTCCGGCTGGCCGAGCTTCAACGGTGGCTTCACCGGCAACGTGGCGGCACTCAACGACTTCGGCGACGGCCGGTTCTGGCTCTGGACGATGAACAGCCTGATCTACGCCGGCGGTGGCGCGTTGCTCACCGTCGCGGTCTCCGCATCCTGCGGGTACGCGCTGGCCAAGTACCGGTTCCGCGGCCAGAAACTGATCTTCGGGGCGTTGCTGGCCGGGGTGCTGATACCGGGGATCACCCTGGCCGTCCCGCAGTACCTGCTGCTCAGCGAGGTCGGCCTGGCCGGCAGCTACTGGTCGGTGATCCTGCCGAGCGTGATCAGCCCGTACAGCATCTACCTGTGCCGCATCTACGCCGCGGCGGCGATCCCGGACGAGATGCTGGAGGCCGGCCGGGTCGACGGGGCGGGGGAGTTCCGGCTGCTGCGCTCGGTGGCGCTGCCGGTGATGCTGCCCGGCCTGGTCACCGTCTTCCTGCTGCAGTTCATCGGCATCTGGAACAACTTCCTGCTGCCGTACATCATGCTCGCCAACGACGACCGGTTCCCGCTCACCGTCGGGCTGTACTCGCTGCTCAACCGGGGCGCGTCACAACCCGCCCTGTACACCCTGGTGATCACCGGGGCGCTGCTGTCGATCATCCCGATCGTCGCGCTCTTCCTGTTCCTGCAACGGTTCTGGCGGCTCGACCTGGTGGCCGGCGGAATCAAGGGCTGA
- a CDS encoding LacI family DNA-binding transcriptional regulator yields the protein MSSLRDVAKRANVAVSTVSAALNGTRPVAADTRVRIEAAAAELGYRPNLLARGLVSKRTRILALLYPAPERGFGLTEMQFATSAAEAASAAGYHLLLSPENADAVEELRYLTGLGLIDGVLLMEVRLDDERVDFLTEAGVPFSMIGRTRDPAAIDHADIDFRATARDAVAHLAGLGHRGFAFVNHPADAYAAHYGPTVRTGAEFATAAADAGLTYLDAFPAETAEQGRRAFAQLVTADPQLTAIAVMSDHAAVGVLAAAAEYGWRVPQDLTLLLVLTARRVAEMFHPQLTTLEPPSTELGQLGVRMLIDRLAAGPDAPARSELVACRLVPGDSSAPPRPATAALEVA from the coding sequence ATGAGCTCGTTACGCGACGTAGCCAAGCGGGCGAACGTTGCCGTCAGCACGGTCTCGGCGGCGCTCAACGGCACCCGTCCGGTCGCCGCCGACACCCGGGTGCGCATCGAGGCGGCCGCCGCCGAACTCGGCTACCGGCCCAACCTGCTCGCCCGCGGTCTGGTCAGCAAACGCACCCGGATCCTGGCCCTGCTCTACCCGGCCCCCGAGCGCGGCTTCGGGCTGACCGAGATGCAGTTCGCCACCAGCGCCGCCGAGGCGGCCAGCGCCGCCGGCTACCACCTGCTGCTCTCTCCGGAGAACGCCGACGCGGTCGAGGAACTGCGCTACCTGACCGGCCTCGGACTGATCGACGGCGTACTGCTGATGGAGGTCCGCCTGGACGACGAGCGGGTCGACTTCCTCACCGAGGCCGGGGTGCCGTTCAGCATGATCGGCCGGACCCGCGACCCGGCCGCGATCGACCACGCCGACATCGACTTCCGGGCCACCGCCCGCGACGCGGTGGCACACCTGGCCGGGCTCGGCCATCGCGGCTTCGCCTTCGTCAACCACCCGGCGGACGCCTACGCCGCCCACTACGGACCGACCGTACGCACCGGTGCCGAATTCGCCACGGCCGCCGCCGACGCCGGCCTGACCTACCTCGACGCCTTCCCGGCCGAGACCGCCGAGCAGGGCCGGCGGGCCTTCGCGCAGCTGGTCACCGCCGACCCGCAGCTGACCGCGATCGCGGTGATGAGCGACCACGCCGCGGTCGGGGTGCTGGCCGCGGCGGCCGAGTACGGCTGGCGGGTCCCGCAGGACCTCACGCTGCTGCTGGTGCTCACCGCACGGCGGGTCGCCGAGATGTTCCACCCGCAGCTGACCACTCTGGAACCGCCGAGCACCGAGCTGGGCCAGCTCGGCGTACGGATGCTGATCGACCGGCTCGCCGCCGGCCCGGACGCCCCGGCCCGCTCCGAGCTGGTCGCCTGCCGGCTGGTCCCGGGGGACAGCTCCGCCCCGCCGCGCCCCGCTACCGCTGCCTTGGAGGTGGCCTGA